Proteins from one Malassezia vespertilionis chromosome 2, complete sequence genomic window:
- a CDS encoding uncharacterized protein (EggNog:ENOG503NXEW; COG:Q; TransMembrane:15 (o67-88i109-128o140-161i173-191o203-225i345-366o405-426i478-499o505-528i589-610o622-648i992-1012o1041-1066i1125-1152o1225-1245i)): MDSATWVPSLDLHLWREGRTAASELLLDSGVYTACAGAAGWICDSTEGWGPMSPVRDFDLTPCFQAVMLWIIPCLGFVLYGLHALQVLKHMPVLQRSDSSLHLLHEKDGIAVVITILSVCQVPVMLGLRSHLQGSALMLVSNLQVVASLVETVAYACALLLQHASHLRARHSCDAVVLFWLLQMITGPIQVRTMIQLAPKNTAVQLGLIVPFFLRLVLIAFDLVMECNGIEGGEREIALQEGDEDVMYVDSEEPVEVDEPAASYNDMGESPLVNASLFSRLSFSWMQPMMSLGSKRSLLETDMWALPANDDTESLGDKFQQNWARQTERITERGEPLHNTQRRRFWNTLLASYGTPFLVAAVYKLVQDSLAFVQPQILKSLLAFVQNWERHRDDPAQHGTVLRGYVLAMLLFLTSLIQMVCLHQYFQLVSVAGMRARAGVVSSIFRKSLRLSNEARGKSASGDIVNLMSVDANRLPDFIMYAHITWSGVFQITIAFISLYRLLGWTAFVGVAIMAVSLPFNAVLATYLRSLSADQMKVKDRRTQIMNEIIINIKSIKLFSWESAFYERMASVRNGEELPLLRRIGIASAGFNFFWQAIPFFVSLGTFVAFSFTSDTPLTADIVFPALSLYQLLNFPMSMLAGVFSMFLQTQISATRLGDFFDAEELDPNARVHISIPDASERPPTASHVPDHAVSLHQASFRWTHDQPSATLKELTIAFKRGELTAVLGRVGAGKSSLLAAILGEMIRDGGKETVYGEISYFSQGGWCMGATVRDNILFEREYDEALYKRVLYACALEPDIALLPDGDRTEIGERGVSLSGGQRARVALARACYAAADIYLLDDPLAAVDAHVGAHIWKHVIGPTGILQGRTRILTTNAVSFLSACDHIVTLRDGALLPERGSFAEIMAMRGDVYKLITGLGRQGDKERSGSATPIESAEAETVPLRRPRELSKAEIKLDTLRQLRESSVPKENKATGSVSWAVYKDYIKSAGVSGVVLFFVAQGATQMFSLSRDIVLKQWSAANERHGDVPDPHITHVYLSLYTLVGFFSSLGYCVAPFILYTILAINTAKFFHDGLFHAVMHYPLQWFETTPTGRLLNLFSRDVSVVDEVLPRVIQGMVRSSFVVVSVVCVVCYSVPSFLVLLLPLVMLYRAVMIYYLASSRELKRLDAISKSPVFTWFQESLNGLSTIRAYAQTNAFTDSFEARVDRNQMCYLPAFTCNRWLAIRIEFLGSIVIFFASTMAVRMVTTSGRMSAGLMGLMLSQALSTTQALNWAVRSISEVEQNVVSVERIISYMHLPEEAPYQLPDTAPPPPWPKHGTIEFCEYATRYRPDLPLVLNKLSFTINAGERVGVVGRTGAGKSTLTLALFRIVESVQGSIMIDGVDIASMGLHDLRKSMAIIPQDPQLWQGTLRQNLDPMEHYSDAALQEALVESRLQGLLTDPLGLDQPVTESGSNFSSGQRQLICIARALVRHSKILVLDEATSSIDLETDELVQTLVREKFKGTTITIAHRLNTILDSDRVLVLKDGSLCEYDTPANLLRDPQSQFYSMAIEAGLADAMEEGRSNDKAGIEMIDANANADTTNKLR; the protein is encoded by the coding sequence ATGGACAGTGCGACGTGGGTGCCGAGCTTAGATTTGCATTTGTGGCGTGAGGGCCGTACGGCTGCGAGCGAGCTGCTTCTTGACTCGGGCGTGTACACGGCAtgtgcaggtgcagcggGCTGGATATGCGACTCGACCGAGGGCTGGGGTCCCATGTCGCCCGTACGCGACTTTGATCTCACGCCGTGCTTCCAGGCAGTGATGCTCTGGATTATTCCATGCCTTGGTTTTGTACTTTATGGACTACATGCACTGCAGGTGCTTAAGCACATGCctgttttgcagcgcagcgacagCTCGCTGCACTTGTTGCACGAGAAGGACGGCATTGCGGTCGTAATCACGATTCTCTCTGTCTGCCAGGTCCCTGTGATGCTGGGTCTGCGCAGCCACTTGCAAGGCAGTGCATTGATGCTTGTATCCAATCTCCAAGTTGTGGCTTCATTGGTAGAGACGGTTGCGTACGCATGTGCGctcttgctgcagcacgcaagtcatttgcgtgcgcgccacAGTTGCGATGCCGTGGTCCTTTTTTGGCTTTTGCAGATGATCACGGGCCCCATACAAGTGCGCACGATGATCCAACTTGCCCCGAAGAACACCGCCGTGCAGCTTGGCCTTATCGTGCCCTTTTTCCTGCGCCTGGTCCTGATTGCGTTCGACTTGGTCATGGAGTGCAACGGAATCGagggcggcgagcgcgagattgcgctgcaggaggGCGATGAAGATGTGATGTACGTGGACAGCGAAGAGCCCGTCGAGGTGGACGAGCCTGCCGCGAGCTATAATGACATGGGCGAATCGCCACTCGTGAACGCTAGCCTTTTTAGCCGCCTCTCTTTCTCCTGGATGCAGCCGATGATGTCGCTCGGCTCGAAGCGCAGCCTCTTGGAAACAGACATGTGGGCACTCCCGGCCAACGACGACACCGAGTCGCTTGGCGATAAGTTCCAACAGAACTGGGCGCGCCAAACAGAGCGCATTaccgagcgcggcgagccaTTGCAcaacacgcagcgcaggcgaTTCTGGAACACACTCCTTGCTTCCTACGGCACACCTTTTTTGGTTGCAGCCGTGTATAAACTTGTCCAAGACTCGCTCGCTTTTGTCCAGCCCCAGATTCTAAAGAGTCTTCTTGCATTTGTGCAAAACTGGGAAAGACACCGCGACGATCCTGCACAGCACGGCACCGTACTGCGTGGCTACGTGCTTGCTATGCTGCTCTTCTTGACCTCACTCATCCAAATGGTATGTCTGCACCAGTACTTCCAGTTGGTGAGCGTGGCGGGCATGCGTGCAAGGGCTGGCGTTGTGAGCTCCATCTTTCGCAAATCGCTGCGCCTCTCGAACGAAGCGCGTGGCAAAAGCGCGAGTGGCGATATTGTCAACTTGATGAGTGTCGACGCGAATCGCTTGCCCGACTTTATCATGTACGCACACATCACCTGGTCCGGCGTATTCCAAATTACCATTGCTTTTATTTCGCTCTACAGGCTGCTGGGCTGGACTGCGTTTGTCGGTGTCGCCATCATGGCTGTCTCGCTGCCGTTCAACGCCGTACTGGCCACGTATTTGCGCTCGCTCAGTGCGGACCAAATGAAGGTCAAGGACCGACGCACCCAGATCATGAACGAGATCATCATCAACATCAAGTCGATCAAGCTCTTCTCGTGGGAGTCTGCTTTCTACGAGCGCATGGCCAGCGTACGCAACGGCGAAGAGCTGCCCCTCTTGCGCCGGATTGGTATCGCCTCGGCGGGCTTCAACTTTTTCTGGCAGGCGATCCCATTTTTCGTCTCACTGGGCACGTTTGTTGCATTTTCTTTCACGAGCGACACCCCGCTCACCGCCGACATTGTATTCCCTGCGCTTTCGCTGTACCAGCTGCTCAACTTTCCCATGTCCATGCTTGCGGGTGTCTTTTCCATGTTTTTGCAAACGCAGATCAGTGCGACGCGCCTGGGCGACTTTTTCGACGCAGAGGAGCTCGATCCAAACGCACGCGTGCACATTTCCATTCCCGACGCATCCGAACGTCCGCCGACTGCCTCGCACGTTCCCGACCACGCCGTCTCGCTGCACCAAGCCTCTTTCCGCTGGACGCACGACCAGCCGAGCGCTACACTCAAAGAGCTCACCATCGCATTTAAGCGTGGTGAGCTCACCGCTGTGCTCGGCAGAGTCGGCGCGGGCAAGTCGTCGCTTCTCGCGGCCATTCTCGGCGAGATGATCCGCGACGGGGGCAAAGAGACGGTCTACGGCGAGATCAGCTACTTTTCACAGGGCGGATGGTGCATGGGTGCGACGGTCCGCGACAATATCTTGTTTGAGCGCGAGTACGACGAAGCGCTGTACAAGCGTGTACTGTATGCATGTGCACTTGAGCCCGACATTGCCCTGCTTCCCGACGGCGACCGCACCGAGATTggagagcgcggcgtgagTTTGAGCGGCGGTCAGCGAGCGCGTGTTGCTctggcgcgtgcatgctATGCCGCGGCGGATATTTACCTGCTTGACGATCCGCTCGCCGCGGTAGATGCACATGTCGGCGCACACATTTGGAAGCATGTCATCGGACCCACCGGCATTCTCCAAGGGCGCACACGTATCCTGACCACCAATGCCGTCTCCTTCTTGTCTGCGTGCGATCATATCGTCAcactgcgcgacggcgctcTGCTCCCAGAGCGCGGCTCGTTTGCCGAGATTAtggccatgcgcggcgatgtGTACAAGCTTATCACTGGCCTTGGACGCCAGGGCGACAAGGAACGGAGTGGCTCGGCAACGCCCATCGAGAGTGCCGAGGCGGAgactgtgccgctgcgccgtccgCGCGAGCTCTCGAAAGCAGAGATCAAGCTCGACACCCtccgccagctgcgcgagtcgAGTGTCCCGAAGGAAAACAAGGCGACGGGCTCCGTGTCGTGGGCCGTTTACAAAGACTATATCAAAAGCGCCGGTGTCAGCGGCGTTGTGCTCTTCTTTGTCGCCCagggcgcgacgcaaatGTTTTCGCTTTCGCGCGATATCGTGCTCAAGCAGTGGAGTGCTGCCAACGAGCGCCACGGCGACGTTCCTGACCCGCACATTACCCATGTGTACCTCTCTCTGTACACACTTGTTGGCTTTTTCAGCTCGTTGGGCTACTGCGTTGCCCCCTTTATCCTCTACACAATCTTGGCCATCAACACGGCCAAGTTCTTTCACGACGGCCTATTTCACGCGGTTATGCACTACCCTTTGCAGTGGTTTGAGACCACACCCACCGGCCGCTTGCTCAACCTCTTCAGCCGCGATGTGAGCGTCGTCGACGAAGTGCTTCCGCGCGTGATTCAAGGCAtggtgcgcagctcgttTGTCGTCGTGAGCGTGGTGTGTGTAGTATGCTACTCTGTCCCCAGTTTCCTCGTGCTTCTGCTGCCGCTGGTGATGCTGTATCGCGCCGTGATGATTTACTACCTCGCATCGAGCCGCGAGCTAAAGCGCCTTGACGCCATCAGCAAGTCGCCCGTCTTTACCTGGTTCCAAGAGTCGCTCAACGGCCTCTCCACAATTCGCGCGTATGCACAGACCAATGCATTCACTGACTCGTTCGAGGCGCGTGTCGACCGAAACCAGATGTGCTACTTGCCTGCCTTTACGTGCAATCGCTGGCTTGCGATACGAATCGAGTTTCTCGGCTCGATTGTCATCTTTTTTGCGAGTACGATGGCAGTACGCATGGTCACGACTTCGGGCAGGATGAGCGCTGGGCTCATGGGCCTGATGCTGTCGCAGGCGCTGAGCACGACGCAGGCGCTCAATTGGGCCGTGCGGTCAATTTCTGAGGTCGAGCAGAATGTCGTGAGCGTCGAGCGGATCATTTCCTACATGCACCTCCCCGAAGAAGCACCCTACCAACTCCCGGacacggcgccgccgccgccatggcCCAAGCACGGCACGATTGAATTTTGCGAGTATGCGACGCGCTACCGCCCGGATTTGCCCCTCGTGCTGAACAAGCTGTCGTTCACGATCAACGCgggcgagcgcgtcggaGTGGTGGGCAGGACCGGCGCAGGAAAGTCGACGCTTACCCTTGCGCTCTTCCGCATTGTCGAGTCTGTCCAGGGCTCGATTATGATTGACGGGGTGGATATTGCCAGTATGGGCTTGCACGATCTGCGCAAGTCGATGGCCATCATTCCGCAGGATCCGCAGCTGTGGCAAGGGACACTGCGCCAGAACTTGGACCCAATGGAGCATTACtcggacgcggcgctgcaagaagCGCTGGTGGAGTCGCGTCTCCAGGGCCTGCTTACCGATCCGCTTGGTCTCGATCAACCCGTCACAGAGTCGGGCTCGAATTTCTCGAGTGGGCAGCGCCAGCTGATCTGtattgcgcgtgcgcttgtgcgccacaGCAAGATCCTTGTTTTGGATGAGGCGACGAGTAGCATCGATCTCGAGACggacgagcttgtgcagACACTCGTGCGTGAAAAGTTTAAAGGGACGACAATTACGATTGCGCACCGTCTGAATACAATCCTCGATTCGGATCGCGTGCTGGTGCTGAAGGATGGGTCGTTGTGCGAGTATGATACGCCG
- the ACO2 gene encoding aconitate hydratase (EggNog:ENOG503NV5K; COG:C; COG:E), whose product MVVCVGRLGARRLRTPRAWLHTSAAARFASHAHDFEVHPSRMPRYDVLVEQLGTVRELLGDRPLTLAEKILYTHLINPQEDLAGAGADAAAVRGNRYLKLRVDRLAMQDASAQMALLQFMTCGLREAAVPASVHCDHLIRAYAGADEDLKRSLSQHHEVFAFLESACQKYGIEFWRPGSGIIHQIVLENYAAPGMLMLGTDSHTPNASGLGCLAIGVGGADAVDAMTATPWELSAPRILGVRLHGELHPWCSTKDVILHLAGKLTVRGGTGYIVEYFGDGLQHLPCTGLATMSNMGAEIGATTSAFPYTDAMGRYLAATRRGAVANAAARAAAAGLLQADSGAEYDKLVEVNLSELEPSLNGPFTPDLNVPLSQFVARARDDNDALPKKLAAALIGSCTNSSYADMSRCADLARQASEAGLHVKAPFDVTPGSEQVRATVERDGIQAALTGAGARVLANACGPCIGQWKRTEYQGETNVILTSFNRNFRGRNDGNAKTLNFLAAPEIVTAYAFSGRLDWNPIVDSIQKEDGTLFRFDPPKSEELPSAGFAQGDTSYLPAPMPAPRPSVPIAIDPQSERLEVLQPFDSPFKAQDTQQGKYELPPMRCLLRIRGKCTTDHISAAGPWLKYKGHLSNLAENTLIGASNDETGNVNETRDYADTDEPLDTIPGMAKRWRTRGQPWMLVADHNYGEGSAREHAALQPRLYGCHLVLARSIARIAETNLRKQGVLTLLFENEDDYLKIASGDLVETLNLSELLRPGADLSTQVRVRVTKFEHGAPKTVFELRTTHSLSKTHLDWIRAGSALNLIRARAQKKSMPPSGAPGKLQARPYTTSAVRRALPEGGQPSNDSRYESLRQIIFPPAPAKSKKHLAPATLQEALGCGAQSNEIYQTVRRAWKLRALRMREAHADALRTKRALLNEAILDLQRTDRALFKRADQYSAPTKRNVEEQQHLAARGLLPGGPSAEGEAPGSRTLAKRRARLMAQTRLSTLFPRELRPPTLTPPAKGWPAYTPQDA is encoded by the coding sequence ATGGTCGTTTGTGTAGGACGTTTgggagcgcggcgtctgcgcacgccgcgcgcatggcTGCACACgagtgcggcggcgcggttTGCATCGCATGCACACGATTTCGAGGTGCATCcctcgcgcatgccgcgctACGATgtgcttgtcgagcagctcggcacTGTGCGCGAATTGCTCGGCGACCGCCCCTTGACGCTCGCGGAAAAGATTCTGTACACGCACCTCATCAACCCCCAGGAAGATCTggctggtgctggtgcagACGCTGCCGCGGTGCGCGGAAACCGGTATTTGAAACTGCGCGTGGACCGCTTGGCGATGCAGGACGCCTctgcgcaaatggcgcTGCTTCAATTCATGACGTGCGGCCTGCGCGAggctgctgtgcctgcgAGTGTCCACTGCGACCACTTGATACGGGCGTACGCGGGTGCGGACGAGGATTTGAAGCGCTCGCTCTCACAGCACCACGAGGTGTTTGCTTTCCTCGAGTCCGCGTGCCAGAAATACGGCATCGAGTTCTGGCGCCCTGGCAGCGGGATCATCCACCAAATCGTGCTCGAAAACTATGCTGCGCCGGGTATGCTCATGCTCGGCACCGATTCGCACACGCCAAATGCGTCGGGGCTCGGGTGCTTGGCCAttggcgtcggcggcgccgacgccgtcgACGCCATGACAGCCACCCCATGGGAGctctctgcgccgcgaattttgggcgtgcgcctgcatggCGAGCTGCACCCGTGGTGCTCTACCAAAGACGTGATTCTCCACCTCGCTGGCAAGCTCACCGTGCGTGGCGGCACGGGCTACATTGTCGAGTACTTTGGCGATGGGCTGCAGCACCTTCCGTGCACAGGACTTGCTACCATGTCGAATATGGGCGCCGAGATCGGTGCGACCACTAGTGCGTTCCCCTATACGGATGCAATGGGGCGCTACCtcgctgcgacgcgccgcggcgcggtcgccaacgccgccgcacgcgcggctgctGCGGGTCTTTTGCAGGcggacagcggcgcggagtACGACAAGCTCGTGGAGGTGAACCTCTCGGAGCTGGAACCCAGCTTGAACGGCCCCTTCACGCCGGATCTCAACGTTCCTCTCTCGCAGTttgtcgcgcgtgcgcgcgacgacaACGATGCGCTCCCGAAAaagcttgccgcggcgctgattGGCAGCTGCACAAACAGCAGCTATGCAGATATGAGCCGGTGTGCCGATCTTGCGCGCCAGGCGAGCGAGGCGGGTCTGCACGTCAAGGCGCCGTTCGACGTCACGCCCGGCAGCGAGCAGGTCCGTGCCACGGTagagcgcgacggcatTCAAGCCGCACTGaccggcgctggcgcgcgcgtgttAGCGAATGCGTGCGGCCCCTGCATCGGCCAGTGGAAGCGGACCGAGTACCAAGGCGAGACCAATGTCATCCTCACCTCCTTCAACCGCAACTTTCGCGGGCGCAACGACGGGAATGCCAAGACGCTCAACTTTTTGGCCGCGCCCGAGATTGTGACTGCCTACGCATTCTCCGGGCGCCTCGACTGGAACCCGATCGTGGACAGCATTCAGAAGGAAGACGGCACTCTTTTCCGCTTCGACCCGCCAAAGTCAGAGGAGCTCCCGAGCGCAGGATTCGCCCAGGGCGATACGTCGTACCTCCCTGCGCCCATGCCCGCCCCACGGCCCTCTGTCCCGATCGCGATTGACCCGCAgagcgagcgcctcgaggtGCTACAGCCATTTGACAGCCCGTTCAAGGCGCAGGACACGCAGCAGGGCAAGTACGAACTGCCGCCCATGCGCTGCTTATTGCGCATCCGCGGCAAGTGCACCACAGACCACATCTCCGCCGCAGGCCCCTGGCTCAAGTACAAAGGCCATCTGAGCAACCTCGCGGAAAACACGCTGATCGGCGCGTCGAACGACGAGACGGGCAACGTGAATGAGACGCGCGACTATGCGGACACGGACGAGCCGCTCGATACCATTCCAGGCATGGCCAAGCgatggcgcacgcgcggccaGCCATGGATGCTTGTTGCAGACCACAACTACGGCGAAGGCTCGGCGCgtgagcacgccgcgctgcagccgcgccTGTACGGCTGCCACctcgtgcttgcgcgcagtattgcgcgcattgccgagaccaacctgcgcaagcaaggCGTCCTCACGTTGCTATTTGAAAACGAAGACGACTACCTGAAAATAGCGAGCGGCGACCTGGTCGAGACGCTCAACCTCTCCGAGCTCCTCCGCCCGGGCGCCGATCTCTCGACGCaggtgcgtgtgcgtgtGACCAAGTTTgaacacggcgcgccgaagaCGGTGTTTGAGCTGCGCACCACGCACTCGCTCAGCAAAACGCACCTCGACTGGATCCGCGCAGGCTCCGCTTTGAACCTgattcgcgcacgcgcgcagaaaaagagcatgccgccgagcggcgcgccgggcaAGCTCCAGGCGCGGCCGTACACCACCAGCGCCGTACGCCGCGCACTGCCCGAGGGGGGACAGCCGTCCAACGATTCCCGCTACGAGAGCTTGCGCCAAATCATCTTTCCCCCAGCGCCCGCCAAGAGCAAGAAACACCTTGCGCCCGCGACTCtgcaagaggcgctgggctgcggcgcgcagagcaaCGAAATCTACCAaaccgtgcgccgcgcgtggaagCTGagggcgctgcgcatgcgcgaagcacacgccgacgcgctgcgcaccaaaCGCGCGCTCCTCAACGAAGCCATCCTCGATCTCCAGCGCACGGACCGCGCCTTGttcaagcgcgccgaccaatacagcgcgccgaccaagcgcaacgtggaggagcagcagcacttGGCCGCGCGGGGGCTACTCCCCGGCGGCCCCAGCGCCGAGGGCGAGGCGCCGGGAAGCCGCACactggccaagcgccgagcgcgtctcatggcgcagacgcgccTCTCGACCCTCTTTCCCCGCGAGCTCCGGCCGCCCACATTGACGCCGCCCGCGAAAGGCTGGCCTGCGTACACGCCGCAGGACGCGTAG
- the SGT1 gene encoding Cochaperone protein (COG:T; EggNog:ENOG503P0UK) — protein MVRFDWYQNGTHVYVTVYVKNVAAEDVELRATATEVHVHTPAQDVAFAPLYAEIGAATRHVRAANIEIQLAKRTPHEQWPSLTRAPAHAAPRTSAQSKWDAIADEAEETVPAGTDAGLNAFFQKLYADADDDTRRAMMKSFQESNGTTLSTNWAEIGKQRTATRAPAGMVPKNYQD, from the coding sequence ATGGTGCGCTTCGATTGGTACCAGAACGGGACGCATGTGTATGTGACGGTGTACGTAAAGAACGTGGCGGCAGAAGAcgtggagctgcgcgcgactgCGACGGAGGTGCATGTGCACACGCCCGCGCAAGACgttgcgtttgcgccgctgtacgCCGAGATCGGCGCGGCCACAAGACATGTACGCGCGGCCAACATTGAGATCCAGCtcgcgaagcgcacgccgcacgaGCAGTGGCCCAGCCTCACacgcgcgcctgcacacgctgcacCACGGACAAGTGCACAGTCCAAGTGGGACGCGATCGCggacgaggccgaggaAACCGTGCCGGCCGGCACGGATGCAGGGCTAAACGCCTTTTTCCAGAAACTCTACGCGGACGCGGACGACGacacacgccgcgcaatgaTGAAGAGCTTCCAGGAATCGAACGGGACGACGCTGAGCACGAACTGGGCAGAgatcggcaagcagcggacagcgacgcgcgcgccggcgggCATGGTGCCAAAAAACTACCAAGACTAG
- the ALG8 gene encoding dolichyl-P-Glc:Glc1Man9GlcNAc2-PP-dolichol alpha-1,3-glucosyltransferase (EggNog:ENOG503NTZF; COG:K; CAZy:GT57; TransMembrane:10 (i146-164o184-203i215-235o298-321i333-350o356-375i380-397o403-422i443-460o472-491i)), translating to MTSARGSAVALGTLAKVLVSPAYHSTDMEVHRNWLAVTHTLPLREWYTDTTSPWTLDYPPFFAYLSWLLAQPAAWIDPNIVRLNMLDYASPQCKAYLRATVLLTELGLAYALHLHAQCTPSAPSEHALLLSVLLHPGLFMVDHIHFQYNGLLFGVLVFALWAARTQRPCLCALAFASLLNTKHIYLYVAPAFTVYLFRAYLWPAKGALRGIVRRTLMLGAATIAPFAASILPFAVDAEISALYLRLFPFHRGLLHAYWAPNVWALYAALDRVLLRGATGTAVAAAQVTSSRGIVGDTVFGVLPSVQPSACFLLAALPMLVYTAKLWTRPTYRALLLCVSLCALTAFAVGWHVHEKAILLVLVPLSLAAPSAYAYARAWELLSAAGIVSLFPLLHTPLETPVKLGYAAIWFVVVRHIVLRRVLRPMPSNAQAILHFLETQYMRGLCLLAVATNVGWPLLAASDAAAGLARYEFLPLLATSVYCAVGVVYVWLQLSIAYLCDAFHVTKQET from the coding sequence ATGacctcggcgcgcggatctgccgtggcgctcggcacgctcgccAAGGTGCTCGTGTCGCCGGCGTACCACAGCACGGATATGGAGGTGCATCGCAACTGGCTCGCAGTCACACATACCCTGCCGCTGCGTGAATGGTACACAGATACGACGTCGCCGTGGACGCTGGACTATCCGCCGTTTTTTGCATACCTCTCCTggctgcttgcgcagcccGCGGCATGGATCGATCCGAACATCGTGCGCTTGAATATGCTGGACTATGCATCTCCGCAGTGCAAGGcgtacttgcgcgcgactgTCCTGCTCACGGAACTGGGGCTTGCATACGCACTGCATCTGCACGCCCAgtgcacgccgagcgcgccgagcgagcATGCACTTCTGCTGAgtgtgctgctgcacccGGGACTATTTATGGTAGACCATATTCACTTCCAGTACAATGGGCTCCTATTTGGCGTGCTTGTCTTTGCGCTGTGGGCCGCACGTACACAGCGGCCGTGCTTGtgtgcgcttgcgtttgccTCGCTGCTCAACACGAAACACATTTACCTGTACGTCGCGCCCGCATTCACCGTGTACCTCTTCCGCGCGTACCTCTGGCCTGCAAAgggcgcactgcgcggcatcgtgcggcgcacgctcatgcttggcgcagcgaccatcgcgccgtttgcagCGAGCATCCTGCCCTTTGCCGTCGACGCCGAGATCAGCGCGCTGTATCTGCGCCTGTTTCCATTTCATCGCGGCCTCTTGCACGCATACTGGGCGCCGAATGTGTGGGCGCTGTACGCCGCACTCGACCGCGtcctgctgcgcggcgctacaGGCACGGCAGTCGCCGCGGCACAGGTGacgtcgtcgcgcggcattgTAGGCGATACGGTGTTTGGCGTGCTGCCTTCCGTGCAGCCCTCGGCCTGTTTTTTGCTCGCGGCACTGCCCATGCTTGTGTACACGGCAAAGCTCTGGACAAGACCGACATACCGCGCACTGCTGCTCTGTGTCTCGCTTTGTGCCCTCACCGCGTTTGCTGTTGGCTGGCACGTGCACGAGAAAGCCATTCTCCTCGTGCTCGTCCCGCTCAGcctcgcagcgccgtcggCGTATGcatacgcgcgcgcgtgggaACTCTTGTCGGCCGCGGGGATCGTGTCCTTGTTTCCActgctgcacacgccgctggaGACGCCAGTCAAGCTCGGATACGCGGCGATTTGGTTCGTCGTGGTCCGCCACATTGTCTTGCGCCGTGTACTGCGCCCGATGCCCAGTAATGCACAGGCTATCCTGCATTTTCTCGAGACGCAGTACATGCGGGGTCTATGCTTGCTCGCCGTGGCGACGAATGTGGGATGGCCGCTGCTGGCAGCGTCcgatgccgccgctggactTGCGCGCTACGAATTCCTCCCCCTTTTGGCCACCAGCGTGTACTGTGCGGTGGGCGTGGTATATGTGTGGCTACAGCTTTCCATTGCGTACCTATGCGATGCATTCCACGTGACGAAGCAAGAGACGTAA